In a single window of the Leptospira sanjuanensis genome:
- the tmpT gene encoding thiopurine S-methyltransferase: MEANFWHQRWGKNEIAFHEKEANPLLVEHFEKLSLPEGARIFVPLCGKTLDISWLLSKGYRVAGIELSKIAIDQLFSQLGLIPKITKMGALEHYSADNIDIFVGDVFLLSKKWLGSVQAIYDRAALVALPEEMRNRYTNHIFDLTDSAPQLLICYEYDQNSMEGPPFSISNEEVNRHYNEKYDLNLIVSKEVIGGLKGKCQAIENVWLLQTR; encoded by the coding sequence ATGGAAGCAAATTTCTGGCACCAACGTTGGGGAAAAAATGAGATCGCATTTCACGAAAAAGAAGCGAACCCGTTGTTAGTTGAACATTTTGAAAAGCTTTCTCTACCCGAAGGCGCACGCATATTCGTGCCTTTATGCGGTAAAACCTTGGATATTTCCTGGCTTCTATCCAAAGGATATCGAGTGGCGGGGATTGAACTGAGCAAAATCGCTATCGATCAATTATTTTCCCAACTTGGATTGATACCGAAAATAACAAAGATGGGCGCCCTAGAACATTATAGTGCAGACAATATCGACATCTTTGTAGGCGACGTTTTTCTCTTATCGAAGAAATGGCTCGGTTCAGTACAAGCCATCTATGATAGAGCGGCCCTCGTTGCCTTGCCGGAAGAGATGCGAAATCGCTATACAAATCATATATTCGACCTGACCGACTCTGCTCCTCAACTGTTGATTTGTTACGAGTATGATCAGAACTCGATGGAGGGACCGCCGTTTTCCATCAGCAACGAGGAAGTCAATCGACACTATAATGAAAAATATGATCTAAATCTGATCGTAAGCAAAGAAGTGATCGGAGGATTGAAAGGAAAATGTCAGGCGATCGAAAACGTTTGGTTACTGCAAACTCGATGA